A section of the Paenibacillus odorifer genome encodes:
- a CDS encoding globin has product MNPNESIYDNLGGAEALHRLVEVFYAKVQLHPQLGPLFPEDITPVLEKQYQFLTQFFGGGPLYSELHGHPMMRARHMHIPITPERADEWLQCMKEALVETGVEEPLRSFVLSRLAGPAHHFVNMPQE; this is encoded by the coding sequence ATGAATCCAAATGAGAGTATATATGACAATCTAGGGGGGGCTGAAGCACTACATCGGTTGGTGGAAGTGTTCTATGCCAAGGTACAGCTTCATCCGCAGCTGGGACCCTTGTTCCCTGAAGATATTACTCCAGTTCTGGAGAAGCAATATCAATTCCTGACACAGTTTTTTGGCGGGGGTCCGCTTTATTCGGAATTACATGGACATCCCATGATGAGAGCAAGGCATATGCATATTCCTATTACACCAGAACGTGCTGATGAGTGGCTACAATGTATGAAAGAGGCACTGGTGGAGACTGGAGTCGAAGAACCACTGCGTTCATTCGTGCTTAGCCGCCTTGCAGGTCCTGCACATCATTTTGTTAACATGCCCCAGGAATAA
- a CDS encoding DUF2225 domain-containing protein — MTELIPLYSIKVKCCNCENEFSTSRVRPSLKKAIRRDADFCAYYKNENPDYYVVRVCPNCGFASTENSADKLTERQRKAFNEQVGKRWKSRDFGEKRDWETALETYKLALLCAQSINDKDRIIASLLHHIAWLYRYQGETEQEKRFLRYSLDEYVKVYEKDGIAGNDARLMYLIGELNRRIGEYSVAVMWFSRLINDQKIMDAAMIRAAREQWVILREQMRAEAVEVEVDVEGLSSSS; from the coding sequence TTGACAGAGTTAATACCCCTATATTCTATTAAGGTCAAGTGTTGCAACTGTGAAAATGAATTTTCAACCTCGCGGGTACGTCCTAGTCTAAAAAAGGCTATTCGGCGTGATGCTGATTTCTGCGCGTATTATAAAAATGAGAATCCGGATTATTATGTTGTACGGGTCTGCCCCAATTGCGGGTTTGCCTCCACAGAAAATTCGGCTGACAAGCTGACGGAACGTCAGCGTAAGGCATTTAATGAGCAGGTAGGGAAACGCTGGAAGAGCCGTGACTTTGGGGAGAAAAGAGACTGGGAAACTGCGCTCGAGACCTATAAGCTGGCGCTTTTATGTGCTCAGAGTATTAACGATAAAGATCGGATTATTGCAAGTCTGCTGCATCACATTGCTTGGCTCTATCGCTACCAAGGGGAGACTGAGCAGGAGAAGCGTTTTTTACGTTATTCTTTGGACGAGTATGTTAAGGTCTATGAAAAAGATGGCATTGCCGGCAATGATGCCCGGCTCATGTACCTGATCGGCGAACTTAATCGGCGCATCGGAGAATACTCAGTGGCTGTGATGTGGTTCTCCCGTCTGATTAATGATCAGAAGATTATGGATGCGGCGATGATTCGAGCGGCACGTGAGCAGTGGGTTATTTTACGGGAGCAAATGCGTGCTGAGGCTGTAGAGGTTGAGGTTGATGTCGAAGGCTTGTCTTCAAGTTCATAA
- a CDS encoding M3 family oligoendopeptidase: MKQPLSLTWELDTIFPGGSSSAELEGFLSKLEKDILSLQGFVKDAVAPTDVASTKALDEVIALLQSCSGRLVEVTSFADCLGAQNQMDKGAVRLAAKVTSMRAGFEGISSQFSNVLRQTTDKVWAEWMARPEIAPLTFVLSESRDLAREKMSPELESLALELAVDGYHGWSGHYDTIVSSIKIPFEDEEGTKLLSAGQAFNKLDDPDPKVRQAMFHKWEEAWTEAADNCADTLNHLAGFRLKLYKGRGWDDVLKDPLSINRMTQDTLNTMWDVITKSKPVLVSYLQRKAKLLGLDSLSWVDVEAPVGKSSGKIPYDQAAKDIVTQFRKFSPKMAEFAERAFDNNWIEVEDRNGKRPGGFCTSFPESKESRIFMTYSGTPSNVSTLAHELGHAYHSYLLDDQPVFNQNYAMNVAETASTFAEVIVSDAQVKAAGNAEEKLALLETKIQNSVAFFMNIHARFLFETRFYEKRKEGLVNAEELSALMVEAQKEAFCGVLSEYHPHFWASKLHFYITDVPFYNFPYTVGYMFSTGLYRLALQEGASFADKYDSLLQDTGVMTLEDLVLKHLGVDLTKPDFWQGATDLIVADINEFLEMTEHLA; this comes from the coding sequence ATGAAACAACCGTTATCACTGACTTGGGAACTGGATACTATTTTTCCGGGGGGGTCTTCGTCTGCAGAACTAGAAGGTTTCTTGAGCAAGCTTGAAAAAGATATTTTATCCTTACAGGGCTTTGTGAAGGATGCTGTGGCACCAACGGATGTTGCGTCTACAAAAGCATTGGATGAGGTTATAGCATTGCTTCAGAGCTGTTCAGGAAGACTTGTGGAGGTCACTTCCTTCGCAGACTGTCTAGGCGCTCAGAATCAGATGGACAAGGGTGCGGTAAGACTGGCAGCCAAAGTGACAAGCATGCGCGCCGGATTCGAAGGGATCAGCTCGCAATTTAGCAATGTACTGCGTCAGACTACGGACAAGGTATGGGCTGAGTGGATGGCTCGTCCAGAGATTGCTCCTTTAACGTTCGTACTGAGCGAGAGCCGTGATTTGGCCCGTGAGAAGATGAGCCCTGAGCTGGAAAGCTTAGCGTTGGAATTAGCTGTTGACGGATATCATGGATGGAGCGGACACTATGATACGATTGTAAGCTCAATCAAGATCCCATTTGAGGATGAAGAAGGAACAAAGCTGCTTTCTGCAGGTCAAGCTTTTAATAAGCTGGATGATCCAGATCCAAAAGTGCGTCAAGCGATGTTCCATAAATGGGAAGAGGCTTGGACTGAAGCGGCAGATAATTGCGCAGATACTTTAAATCACTTAGCAGGCTTCCGCCTGAAGCTCTATAAGGGCAGAGGCTGGGACGATGTTCTAAAAGATCCGCTCAGCATCAATCGTATGACACAGGACACCTTAAATACGATGTGGGACGTAATTACGAAGAGCAAACCTGTACTCGTGTCCTACCTTCAGCGCAAAGCCAAGCTGCTGGGGTTGGATTCCCTCTCATGGGTCGATGTCGAAGCTCCTGTAGGCAAATCCTCCGGCAAAATCCCTTATGATCAAGCTGCGAAGGATATCGTCACACAGTTCCGTAAATTTAGTCCTAAGATGGCTGAGTTTGCAGAGCGTGCCTTTGATAATAACTGGATCGAGGTTGAGGATCGTAATGGCAAACGTCCTGGTGGATTCTGTACTTCCTTCCCTGAGAGCAAAGAATCACGGATATTCATGACTTACAGCGGCACACCTTCCAATGTTTCAACATTGGCCCATGAGCTGGGACATGCCTATCATTCCTACTTGCTTGATGATCAACCTGTATTTAATCAGAATTATGCAATGAACGTTGCAGAGACCGCTTCAACCTTTGCAGAAGTGATTGTATCTGATGCTCAGGTTAAAGCTGCGGGCAATGCAGAGGAGAAGCTGGCACTGCTTGAAACGAAGATACAGAACAGTGTGGCATTCTTTATGAACATTCACGCTCGATTCTTGTTCGAGACTCGCTTTTATGAAAAACGTAAGGAAGGCCTTGTAAATGCTGAGGAACTGTCTGCTCTGATGGTGGAAGCACAGAAAGAAGCTTTCTGTGGTGTGCTTTCTGAATACCATCCTCACTTCTGGGCGTCGAAGCTGCATTTCTATATCACAGATGTACCTTTCTATAATTTCCCGTACACTGTTGGTTATATGTTCAGTACAGGCTTATATCGTCTGGCATTACAAGAGGGAGCTTCCTTTGCAGACAAATATGATAGCTTGTTGCAGGATACCGGCGTGATGACATTGGAGGATTTGGTGCTCAAACATTTGGGTGTGGATCTGACTAAGCCAGATTTCTGGCAAGGGGCTACAGATTTGATCGTGGCTGATATCAACGAGTTCTTGGAGATGACTGAGCATTTAGCATGA
- a CDS encoding YycC family protein — MKPLQISPETAITLSKQLGVPLEHLMHMPQHILLQKIAELSKKQNPPQTEGENEQTPSGKDSQ, encoded by the coding sequence ATGAAGCCACTACAAATTTCACCGGAAACAGCCATTACGTTATCCAAGCAACTAGGCGTTCCTTTGGAACACTTGATGCATATGCCCCAACATATTTTACTACAAAAAATAGCGGAGCTATCCAAAAAACAAAATCCCCCACAAACTGAGGGCGAAAATGAACAGACTCCTTCTGGGAAGGACTCACAATGA